Proteins from a genomic interval of Acetobacterium woodii DSM 1030:
- a CDS encoding HD domain-containing protein yields MDSLNNTNLLYQNQTFQSYLQKINDCEQKRRFCHHDMNHFLAVARIASIKATEAGFKLSRDLIYTTALLHDIGRFVQYQDKTPHEIASHHLAISLLENLAFTGAENKLILDAIRNHRNPQAQGFSQVFYQSDKLSRACFSCPVEKECDWSDTKKNLTIVY; encoded by the coding sequence ATGGATTCGTTAAATAATACCAACTTACTTTATCAAAATCAAACCTTTCAAAGCTACCTCCAAAAAATAAATGACTGTGAGCAAAAACGTCGTTTTTGTCACCATGACATGAACCATTTTTTAGCAGTCGCCCGGATTGCCTCGATAAAGGCCACAGAAGCTGGTTTTAAGCTTTCCCGTGATCTTATCTATACAACGGCATTACTCCATGATATTGGCCGTTTCGTGCAATATCAGGACAAGACCCCACACGAAATTGCCTCCCACCATTTGGCCATTTCATTGCTTGAAAATTTAGCTTTTACCGGCGCTGAAAATAAACTGATACTGGATGCCATTCGCAATCATCGGAATCCGCAGGCGCAGGGATTCAGTCAGGTATTTTATCAAAGTGATAAATTGTCCCGCGCCTGTTTTTCATGTCCGGTCGAAAAGGAATGTGATTGGTCTGACACGAAAAAAAACCTGACCATTGTTTATTAA
- the folK gene encoding 2-amino-4-hydroxy-6-hydroxymethyldihydropteridine diphosphokinase — protein sequence MDKLYIKDFEVFAYHGVFPEEKTLGQKFLISVTLSLDMQEAALTGDLTKSVHYGELCHALEIEFTKESYDLIETAGEKLATYVLEHYPMVDHVKIMIKKPWAPILKSMDTVAIEINRGWHVAFIGLGTNMGNREQNLSEAIAHIKSTSGIKIITQSSIIETEPWGYTDQDFFLNCVLKVKTTLPPHPLMTLLLEIEHGLKRERTIHWGPRTIDLDILFYDHLISDDPHVVLPHPRVQERAFVMASMAEIAPYFVHPLLNKRMNEIFENLQNN from the coding sequence ATGGACAAACTCTATATAAAAGATTTTGAAGTTTTTGCCTACCACGGCGTCTTTCCTGAAGAAAAAACCCTGGGACAGAAATTCTTAATTTCGGTCACACTCTCATTGGATATGCAAGAAGCCGCTCTTACCGGTGATTTGACCAAATCCGTTCATTATGGCGAATTATGTCATGCGTTAGAAATTGAGTTCACAAAAGAAAGCTACGATCTTATTGAAACCGCTGGCGAAAAACTGGCAACCTATGTTCTTGAGCATTATCCCATGGTTGACCATGTCAAAATTATGATTAAAAAACCCTGGGCACCAATCTTAAAATCAATGGACACTGTCGCCATCGAAATCAATCGCGGTTGGCATGTTGCCTTTATTGGGTTGGGGACAAATATGGGCAATCGCGAACAAAATTTAAGTGAAGCCATTGCCCATATTAAAAGCACCTCCGGGATCAAAATTATTACCCAATCCAGCATTATCGAAACCGAACCCTGGGGTTATACCGATCAGGATTTTTTTCTCAATTGTGTCCTGAAAGTTAAAACCACTTTGCCGCCGCATCCGCTCATGACGTTACTGCTTGAAATCGAACACGGTCTTAAACGGGAACGAACGATCCATTGGGGGCCACGAACCATCGATTTGGACATCTTATTTTATGATCACCTGATTAGTGATGATCCTCATGTTGTTCTTCCCCATCCGCGTGTTCAAGAGCGGGCTTTCGTGATGGCCTCAATGGCTGAAATCGCCCCCTATTTTGTCCATCCGTTGTTAAATAAACGGATGAACGAAATTTTTGAAAACCTTCAAAACAATTAA
- the folE gene encoding GTP cyclohydrolase I FolE: protein MIDQEKIQKAVTMILEAIGEDPTREGLVETPARVGRMYAEIFSGLGHTAEVHLAKTFAVKSDDIVIERDIPFYSMCEHHLLPFYGKVHIAYIPNGRVAGLSKLVRTVDLYSKRPQLQEVLTTDIGEAIMEYLHARGVMVIIEAEHLCMNMRGVKRPGTRTVTAMQAGIFVHNKELKDEVHKLLSIK from the coding sequence ATGATTGATCAAGAAAAAATTCAAAAAGCTGTCACGATGATTTTGGAAGCCATTGGTGAAGACCCGACCCGCGAAGGGTTAGTCGAAACGCCTGCCCGGGTTGGCCGAATGTATGCCGAAATTTTTTCCGGACTGGGACACACCGCCGAAGTCCACCTTGCCAAAACGTTTGCGGTAAAATCTGATGATATCGTTATCGAACGGGATATTCCCTTTTATTCGATGTGTGAACATCATCTTTTACCTTTTTATGGTAAGGTTCATATTGCCTACATCCCTAATGGACGTGTTGCCGGACTTTCAAAACTTGTCAGAACGGTCGATTTATATTCAAAACGACCACAACTTCAAGAAGTATTAACGACCGATATTGGCGAAGCGATTATGGAGTATCTTCACGCCCGGGGTGTAATGGTTATCATTGAAGCCGAACATCTATGCATGAACATGCGTGGTGTCAAACGTCCCGGAACACGTACGGTTACTGCGATGCAAGCTGGCATCTTTGTTCACAATAAAGAACTTAAAGACGAAGTCCATAAACTTTTAAGTATTAAATAG
- the proS gene encoding proline--tRNA ligase: protein MGKKQTNQVKEITPMAVDFPQWYTDVISKTELVDYSPVKGFMVIRPYGYAIWERIQSAYDKRFKETGHENMYFPLLIPESLLTKEAEHVEGFAPEVAWVTHGGGKELAERLAVRPTSETIICSMYSKWLNSYRQLPFLYNQWCSVVRWEKTTRPFLRTSEFLWQEGHTLHETPEEAQTETMQMLEIYREIAENYMAMPMIVGQKSEKEKFAGADATYTMEALMHDGQALQSGTSHNLGQHFTKAFDITYLDRNNEQSYPYHTSWGVSTRLIGGIIMVHGDDNGLVLPPMIAPIQVVVIPVAQHKEGVLDKAREIKNTLAADFRVKLDDLDGNSPGWKFNQWEMKGVPIRLEIGPRDIENGQCVLARRDTGEKIQVSLDGITEAVDQLLKEIQTNLFNKALKMREEKTSTAENIDEFKKNLKENPGFIKAMWCGDRSCEDNIKEETGASIRCVPFDHEQEVLYEGQCVCCGKPAGKMAYFARAY, encoded by the coding sequence ATGGGAAAGAAACAAACAAATCAAGTGAAAGAAATTACCCCAATGGCGGTAGATTTTCCTCAATGGTACACAGATGTTATTTCTAAAACAGAATTGGTGGATTATTCTCCGGTAAAAGGGTTTATGGTCATCCGTCCTTATGGTTATGCCATCTGGGAACGAATTCAAAGCGCATATGACAAACGATTTAAAGAGACCGGCCATGAAAATATGTATTTTCCCCTTTTAATTCCCGAGAGCTTATTAACCAAAGAGGCCGAGCATGTTGAGGGGTTTGCACCTGAAGTTGCTTGGGTAACTCATGGCGGTGGCAAAGAATTAGCGGAACGATTGGCAGTCCGTCCCACTTCAGAAACGATCATTTGCAGTATGTATTCGAAGTGGCTGAACTCTTATCGTCAACTTCCTTTTTTGTATAACCAATGGTGTTCCGTGGTGCGTTGGGAAAAAACAACCCGACCTTTTTTAAGAACTTCAGAATTTTTATGGCAAGAAGGCCATACCTTGCATGAAACACCAGAAGAAGCCCAAACCGAAACGATGCAGATGTTAGAAATTTATCGCGAAATAGCGGAGAACTACATGGCGATGCCAATGATCGTGGGACAAAAAAGTGAAAAAGAAAAATTTGCCGGAGCTGATGCAACCTATACCATGGAAGCCTTGATGCACGATGGTCAAGCCCTGCAATCAGGAACATCACATAATCTGGGCCAACATTTTACGAAAGCTTTCGATATTACCTATTTGGATCGAAATAACGAGCAGTCATATCCGTATCATACTTCCTGGGGGGTTTCAACCCGGTTAATTGGCGGCATTATCATGGTTCATGGCGATGATAATGGACTTGTTTTACCACCGATGATTGCCCCGATTCAGGTCGTTGTGATTCCGGTTGCACAACATAAAGAGGGTGTGTTGGATAAAGCCAGAGAAATTAAAAATACGCTGGCGGCTGATTTCAGAGTAAAATTAGATGACCTTGATGGTAATTCACCGGGTTGGAAATTTAATCAGTGGGAAATGAAAGGGGTGCCAATTCGTCTGGAAATCGGACCGCGCGATATTGAAAATGGCCAATGTGTCCTGGCTCGCCGCGATACGGGCGAAAAAATTCAAGTTAGTCTTGACGGTATTACGGAAGCGGTTGATCAATTATTAAAGGAAATTCAGACTAATTTATTTAATAAAGCGTTAAAAATGCGCGAAGAAAAAACCTCTACCGCTGAAAATATTGATGAATTCAAAAAAAATCTTAAAGAAAATCCTGGTTTTATTAAAGCAATGTGGTGTGGCGATCGCAGCTGCGAAGATAACATTAAAGAAGAAACGGGTGCTTCGATCCGTTGTGTTCCATTTGATCATGAACAGGAAGTTTTATACGAAGGTCAATGTGTCTGTTGTGGAAAGCCAGCCGGAAAAATGGCTTATTTCGCCCGAGCTTATTAG
- the folP gene encoding dihydropteroate synthase, with protein sequence MQIGKKNFDLTHEVLIMGILNVTPDSFSDGGKFNTRDTSLKQVEKMITDGADLIDLGGESTRPGHTQISDAEEIDRVAPMIEAIRQRFDIPISIDTYKSAVGEAALKAGADLINDIWGFKYDPALAKVTAKYKVPCVLMHNRNNRNYDHLMTDLNRDLQESIEIAINAGVSQDAIILDPGIGFAKDYAQNMAVMNHLETLQALGYPILLGTSRKGFIGLTLDLPVTERVEGTVATTVIGIMKGASIIRVHDVRENKRAAKMTAAILKGAPWTNSI encoded by the coding sequence ATGCAAATTGGCAAAAAAAATTTTGATTTAACCCATGAGGTCCTCATCATGGGGATCTTAAATGTCACCCCGGATTCTTTTTCTGACGGCGGCAAATTCAATACTCGTGATACCAGTCTTAAACAAGTAGAAAAAATGATAACCGATGGGGCTGATCTGATTGACCTTGGCGGTGAATCGACCCGGCCTGGCCATACTCAAATCAGTGATGCCGAAGAAATTGATCGTGTCGCTCCGATGATCGAAGCGATTCGACAACGGTTTGATATCCCGATTTCCATTGATACCTATAAAAGTGCTGTTGGTGAAGCCGCACTTAAAGCGGGAGCTGACCTGATCAATGACATCTGGGGCTTTAAATATGATCCTGCTCTTGCCAAAGTTACCGCTAAATACAAGGTTCCTTGTGTCCTGATGCATAACCGTAATAATCGAAATTACGACCATCTGATGACCGATCTCAACCGCGATCTTCAGGAATCCATTGAGATTGCCATCAACGCAGGGGTCTCGCAAGATGCCATTATTCTTGATCCCGGTATCGGCTTTGCTAAAGATTATGCTCAGAATATGGCCGTCATGAACCATCTAGAAACACTCCAAGCGCTCGGATACCCGATTTTGCTCGGTACCTCGCGAAAAGGATTTATCGGTCTTACACTGGATTTACCGGTTACCGAACGCGTCGAGGGCACCGTTGCCACTACTGTAATCGGCATTATGAAGGGCGCATCAATTATTCGCGTTCATGATGTCCGGGAAAATAAACGCGCGGCGAAAATGACCGCCGCAATTCTGAAGGGAGCACCATGGACAAACTCTATATAA